The proteins below come from a single Mercenaria mercenaria strain notata chromosome 3, MADL_Memer_1, whole genome shotgun sequence genomic window:
- the LOC128556036 gene encoding uncharacterized protein LOC128556036, with translation MAEAAPEWRILPFKSKSSTKGKATRKRIELDLRNSDYFPAEGHCYLKLNSNDNESTLLYFGGARRVQESEWKYGNDLFHITFKYDEDDAYISHIQRFENILGAQFPSLQSASAWLDQQTVFVWGGLNTDTFDTSNELIKLEFVRNKYQCTICQSAGRGVLSKDVQRGDIPTGRTGHTITPLGDNIVVMHGGVSLPNRHTTGLVSPFTQVCNDGSFYEFDSSTYLWTRIKNIPDVRPRAYHTANFVTLSGTKCVIIIGGVSFKGNESVPLERLPINELFILKLHNLTEHRYTLDKITAKLQVDIFISYHSIVALNNKLIVTGGYAQKEPEMTDTPLTSNKLYTIDLQSLNIDTTELDTWHCTAGNSSFALSDDCIMVVGGSAENIFAYTTKPLRPSSCDLDDECCIFESPEISPIAWVQCESKCKRWLHQYCVGLLEKGVPKGKYTCTTCKAKGRKRKK, from the coding sequence ATGGCTGAAGCAGCCCCAGAATGGAGAATTCTGCCATTTAAATCTAAATCTTCAACCAAAGGCAAAGCTACAAGAAAAAGAATAGAACTCGACTTAAGAAACTCGGATTATTTTCCTGCAGAAGGACACTGCTATCTAAAACTTAATTCCAATGATAACGAGTCAACTCTATTGTATTTTGGGGGAGCACGTAGAGTGCAAGAAAGTGAATGGAAATATGGTAATGACTTATTCCATATAACATTTAAGTATGACGAAGATGATGCTTACATTAGCCACATTCAAAGGTTCGAGAATATTTTAGGGGCACAGTTTCCTAGTTTACAGTCTGCGAGCGCTTGGCTTGACCAACAGACAGTTTTTGTATGGGGTGGATTAAATACTGATACATTTGACACTAGCAATGAACTTATCAAATTGGAATTCGTCAGAAACAAGTATCAGTGTACAATTTGCCAATCTGCTGGTAGAGGTGTACTGAGTAAAGACGTCCAGAGGGGTGATATACCGACTGGCAGAACCGGTCACACTATCACACCGTTGGGTGATAATATAGTAGTAATGCATGGCGGAGTATCACTACCCAACAGACATACGACAGGCCTTGTCAGTCCCTTTACTCAAGTTTGCAATGATGGTTCTTTCTATGAGTTTGATTCATCCACATATTTATGgacaagaataaaaaatattccagatgTAAGACCGAGAGCCTATCACACTGCGAATTTTGTGACATTGTCAGGTACAAAATGTGTGATTATAATAGGAGGTGTGTCGTTCAAAGGGAACGAATCTGTACCATTAGAAAGACTTCCAATAAATGAACTTTTCATTCTGAAACTGCATAACCTTACTGAACATAGATACACTTTAGACAAGATAACGGCTAAACTTCAAGTAGACATATTTATTTCGTACCATAGCATCGTTGCGCTAAATAATAAACTGATTGTCACTGGAGGGTACGCTCAAAAGGAACCTGAGATGACTGATACTCCTTTAACAAGTAACAAGTTGTACACTATAGATTTGCAGTCTTTGAACATTGACACTACAGAGTTAGACACATGGCACTGCACTGCAGGAAATTCAAGTTTTGCTTTGTCAGATGACTGCATTATGGTTGTTGGAGGAtcggctgaaaatatttttgcatacaCTACAAAACCACTGCGACCAAGTTCGTGCGATTTAGATGATGAATGTTGTATTTTTGAATCTCCGGAAATTTCACCTATAGCATGGGTTCAGTGCGAAAGCAAATGCAAGCGTTGGTTACATCAATACTGTGTGGGTCTCCTGGAAAAAGGTGTTCCTAaaggaaaatatacatgtacaacatgTAAAGCCAAAGGAcgaaaaaggaaaaaatga